From one Nilaparvata lugens isolate BPH chromosome 2, ASM1435652v1, whole genome shotgun sequence genomic stretch:
- the LOC120349662 gene encoding craniofacial development protein 2-like, giving the protein MHIGTWNVRTLLQAGKLENAKQEMKRNRLDVMGMCEMRWGGNGELVSGDYKLFYSGEEKQGQHGVGVLLGPRVKDKVRRVDYIDGRLMMVRLEGSEKDLVIVQTYMPTSQYDEEQVDQCYGRMEEIIEREARGASIMIMGDWNAVVGEGAEGTTVGGFGYGTRNERGTKMINFCKDKSFVVGNTLFDHPKRRRYTWTSSLDEERYQLDYILIQKRFRNCLKNAKTYPGADINSEHNLVVAEVEIKLKRVRGGKRVEKLNLELLQEEGKRNELVNRYSAKRKERKEEINEEWSNMSKCLKEAAKETVGITKSRRIRKEWINVDMLKKMEERRKWKNDKTDLGKRTYRKLDNELRRETDKARNKWLQERCLEI; this is encoded by the coding sequence ATGCATATTGGAACATGGAATGTGAGAACACTACTGCAAGCGGGAAAACTGGAGAATGCTAAACAGGAGATGAAGAGAAACAGATTGGATGTAATGGGAATGTGTGAGATGAGATGGGGAGGTAATGGTGAACTGGTGAGTGGGGATTACAAGTTGTTCTATTCAGGAGAGGAGAAACAGGGACAACATGGAGTGGGAGTATTGCTAGGACCTAGGGTCAAGGATAAAGTAAGGAGAGTGGACTACATAGATGGCAGGCTGATGATGGTGAGACTGGAAGGATCTGAGAAGGATTTAGTAATAGTTCAGACATACATGCCAACAAGCCAGTATGATGAAGAACAAGTGGATCAGTGCTATGGAAGGATGGAAGAAATAATAGAAAGAGAGGCAAGGGGGGCAAGTATTATGATTATGGGTGACTGGAATGCGGTTGTGGGAGAGGGAGCTGAAGGAACTACTGTTGGAGGCTTTGGATATGGCACGAGGAATGAAAGAGGTacaaaaatgatcaatttctgcaaagacAAGTCTTTTGTAGTGGGCAATACCCTGTTTGACCATCCAAAAAGAAGGAGGTACACTTGGACATCATCATTGGATGAAGAAAGATATCAGCTTGATTACATATTAATACAGAAAAGATTCAGGAACTGTTTGAAGAATGCAAAGACATACCCTGGAGCAGACATAAACTCTGAGCATAACCTGGTGGTAGCAGAGGTGGAAATAAAACTGAAACGAGTTAGAGGAGGTAAAAGGGTTGAAAAACTTAATCTGGAGTTGCTCCAGGAAGAGGGTAAAAGAAATGAATTAGTAAACAGGTATAGTGCAAAGAGAAAGGAAAGGAAAGaagaaataaatgaagaatggaGCAACATGAGTAAATGCCTGAAAGAAGCTGCAAAAGAAACTGTAGGGATAACAAAGTCTAGAAGAATACGCAAGGAATGGATTAATGTTGATATGCTGAAGAAAATGGAAGAAAGAAGGAAGtggaaaaatgataaaacagaTTTAGGAAAGAGAACGTACAGGAAGCTTGACAATGAATTAAGAAGAGAAACAGACAAAGCTAGAAATAAATGGCTACAAGAAAGATGTTTAGAAATTTAA